The Buchnera aphidicola (Takecallis arundicolens) genome has a window encoding:
- the tsaB gene encoding tRNA (adenosine(37)-N6)-threonylcarbamoyltransferase complex dimerization subunit type 1 TsaB, with protein MHNTKHHNILSIDCSLQHNVIAILYNNILYYKIDQCHKNHEKNILTTLNSLLTINHITIKNFKILSFFIGPGSFTGIRLSASIAQGLSIPHNINLIGISTLKILAEQAWRLYQIKKVIVCNIANKTKLYWVQYKKNEKHDWIGKELLLTIHQAYEKIYSLQEIWYMVGSGIFYFQNIKNPFLYIKNINTSYAQDMIKLTQIEDKKSNFLLLENIHLNYLNNPSYIKNKKI; from the coding sequence ATGCACAATACAAAACATCATAATATATTATCTATTGATTGTTCCTTACAACATAATGTAATTGCTATATTATATAACAACATCCTTTATTATAAAATTGATCAATGTCATAAAAATCACGAAAAAAATATTTTAACAACACTTAATAGTTTGTTAACTATAAATCATATAACAATAAAAAATTTTAAAATTCTTTCTTTTTTTATTGGACCTGGAAGTTTTACTGGAATTAGATTAAGTGCAAGTATTGCTCAAGGATTATCAATCCCACATAATATTAATCTAATTGGGATTTCCACCTTAAAAATACTTGCAGAACAAGCATGGCGTTTATACCAAATAAAAAAAGTTATTGTGTGTAATATTGCTAATAAAACAAAATTATATTGGGTTCAATATAAAAAAAATGAAAAACATGATTGGATAGGTAAAGAATTATTATTAACTATACATCAAGCATATGAAAAAATTTATTCCTTGCAAGAAATATGGTATATGGTTGGATCCGGAATTTTTTATTTTCAAAATATAAAAAATCCATTTTTATATATTAAAAATATTAATACATCTTATGCACAAGATATGATTAAATTAACACAAATAGAAGATAAAAAAAGTAATTTTTTATTATTAGAAAATATCCACTTAAATTATTTAAACAACCCAAGTTATATAAAAAATAAAAAAATATAA
- the leuD gene encoding 3-isopropylmalate dehydratase small subunit yields MKKFISHTGIIAPLDISNVDTDAIIPKQFLQKIDKTGFSESLFYNWRFIKGNIHTLDTNFVLNKPNYFQCSILITRNNFGCGSSREHAVWALLDYGFRAIIAPNFADIFYSNSFNNHLLLITLSENKVNNIFNMIYKKPGIQATINLKNNELIILDKKYFFEIDNFYRSCLLQGLDNIDVTLKHEDKIIQYEKKIPNFYQLKSTI; encoded by the coding sequence TTGAAAAAATTTATTAGTCATACTGGTATTATAGCACCTTTAGATATCTCTAATGTTGATACTGATGCTATTATACCAAAACAATTTTTACAAAAAATTGATAAAACTGGATTTTCAGAAAGTTTATTTTATAATTGGCGATTTATTAAGGGTAACATACATACTTTAGATACAAATTTCGTTTTGAATAAACCAAATTATTTTCAATGTAGTATTTTAATTACAAGAAATAATTTTGGTTGTGGTTCATCTAGAGAACATGCAGTATGGGCTTTATTAGATTATGGTTTTCGTGCTATTATTGCTCCAAATTTTGCAGATATTTTTTACAGTAATAGTTTTAACAATCATTTGTTATTAATTACATTATCTGAAAATAAAGTGAATAATATTTTTAATATGATTTATAAAAAACCTGGTATACAAGCTACTATTAATTTAAAAAATAATGAATTGATAATTCTCGATAAAAAATATTTTTTCGAAATTGATAATTTTTATCGTTCTTGTTTATTACAAGGGCTAGATAATATTGATGTAACATTGAAACATGAAGATAAAATTATTCAATATGAAAAAAAAATACCAAATTTTTATCAATTAAAATCAACTATTTAA